The DNA sequence ATGCGGATTTCGTCAAGAAAGCCATGCAGGAACAGTCGAACCGGATCGCGCCCTGCATCGCCTGCAACCAGGCCTGCCTTGACCACACCTTCGGCGGCAAGATTTCCACTTGCCTCGTCAATCCGCGCGCCTGCTACGAGACCGAGCTGACGATCGAGGCTGCCGAAACGCCCAGATCCATCGCGGTTGTCGGCGCCGGCCCCGCCGGGCTGTCCGCGGCGATCACCGCTGCAGAGCGGGGCCACGATGTCACTGTCTTCGACCGCGCGAAGGAGATTGGCGGCCAGCTGAACCTGGCCAAGCAGGTCGCCGGAAAGGAAGAGTTCTGGGGCTTTGTCGATTGGTATCGCACGATGCTCAAGGTGCATGACATCACCGTCAGGTTGGAAACCGAGGTGTCGGCGGACGATCTGGACGGGTTCGACGACGTGATCATCGCCACGGGCGTCGTGCCGCGCGACCCCCAGATCCCGGGACAGAACCGCGACAACGTGATCAGCTATATCGACGCGCTGAATGGCACGGCAAAGGTGGGCCGGCGTGTCGCGGTCGTCGGCGCGGGCGGCATCGGTTTCGACGTGTCCGAACATCTGGTCCACGACGGCGACAGCACCACGCTGAATCTGCCGGAATGGATGCGCGAATGGGGTGTCGCCGACCCCGAGGAACATCGCGCCGGGTTGGCCCCCGAAGGCCCGCAACCCCACGCCCCGGCCCGCGAGGTGACCATGCTGCAACGCAAGACCAGCAAACCGGGCAAAGGTCTGGGCAAGACCACCGGCTGGATCCACCGCGCCTCCCTCACCATGAAGGAGGTCAAGATGATCGCGGGCGTGAACTACGAGAAGATCGACGACGACGGGCTGCACATCACGTTCGGCGAAGCGCGCGAGAACCCGACGCTGATCGAGGCGGATACCATCGTGCTGTGCGCCGGGCAGCTGTCAGACCGGTCGCTGGCCGACGCGCTGGAAGCGAAGGGCAAGACCTGCCACGTCATCGGCGGGGCGGATGTCGCCGCCGAACTGGACGCAAAACGCGCAATCAATCAGGGCACGCGTCTGGCTGCCGCCCTCTGACCGGGGGGCGCAGGGACAGAGAACAGCTTGCGGCGGCTGGCCCCGGCGTGCAGACTCCGCGTCGAGTAACGAGGGGCCAACCATGCCGATTTGCGTATTCGATGTTGCCGAGGATGGCACGACAACCGTCCCGGAGGACGCCAACCTGACCGGAGGCGCGGCGTACCGCTGGTGGCATTTCGACCTGGCCGACCCGATGCTGATCCCCTGGGCAGAGCAACACCTGCACCCGATCCCCGGTGGCGCGCTGATCCAGCCGAAAACCCGGCCCCGCTGCGACCGGTTCGAGGGTGGGCTGATCCTGAACCTGCGCGGCATCAACCTCAACACCGGAGAGGACGCGGACGAGATGATCTCCGTCCGGATCTACGCCGACGAGGACGTGCTGGTGACAGTGCGCCGCAACAAGGTCTTTGCCATCGACGCCATCCGCCGCGGCGCCGAGGCGGGCAGTGCGCCGCTCAGCACGGCCGAGTTCCTCGAACAGCTGATCACCGGGCTGACCGACCGGGTGGACCAGCATGTGGCGACCATCGACGAGCGGACGGACCACTACGAAATCGCGCTGGAGGACAAGGACACCCCGATGCCGCGGGATCTGCCGGACAACCGTCGCGCCGTCATCCGCCTGCGCCGCTACCTCGAACCGCAGCGGGCAGCGCTCAGCAAACTGTCCACGCTGGACCTGCCGATGATCCCCGAAACGATCAGCCTGTCGCTCCGCGAACTGGCCAACCGCGCGGCAATCGACGTCGAGGAGCTGGACGAGCTGCAAGGTCGCCTGATCTCGGTTCAGGAAGAACACGACGCCAACATCGCCCAGCGCCAAGCGCGACACGGTTACGTCCTGTCGCTGGCCGCTGCCATTTTTCTGCCT is a window from the Sulfitobacter sp. THAF37 genome containing:
- a CDS encoding NADPH-dependent 2,4-dienoyl-CoA reductase, which codes for MSSYPHLLAPLDLGFTTLKNRVLMGSMHTGLEETGDWNRVAEFYATRARGEVGLMVTGGIGPNPEGAVAHGAALMVSDKDVANHTIVTDRVHEAGGKIALQILHAGRYAFSPDCVAPSAIKSPISMFQPKELDEEGIEKQISDIAACAARAREAGYDGVEIMGSEGYFLNQFLVTHTNKRTDRWGGSYENRMRLPIEVVRRVREAVGPDFILIYRLSMIDLVPNGSTYDEVVQLAQEIEKAGATIINTGIGWHEARIPTIATSVPRAAFAWVTRKLMGKVGIPVITSNRINTPEVAEQALAEGCADMVSLARPMLADADFVKKAMQEQSNRIAPCIACNQACLDHTFGGKISTCLVNPRACYETELTIEAAETPRSIAVVGAGPAGLSAAITAAERGHDVTVFDRAKEIGGQLNLAKQVAGKEEFWGFVDWYRTMLKVHDITVRLETEVSADDLDGFDDVIIATGVVPRDPQIPGQNRDNVISYIDALNGTAKVGRRVAVVGAGGIGFDVSEHLVHDGDSTTLNLPEWMREWGVADPEEHRAGLAPEGPQPHAPAREVTMLQRKTSKPGKGLGKTTGWIHRASLTMKEVKMIAGVNYEKIDDDGLHITFGEARENPTLIEADTIVLCAGQLSDRSLADALEAKGKTCHVIGGADVAAELDAKRAINQGTRLAAAL
- a CDS encoding zinc transporter ZntB, which gives rise to MPICVFDVAEDGTTTVPEDANLTGGAAYRWWHFDLADPMLIPWAEQHLHPIPGGALIQPKTRPRCDRFEGGLILNLRGINLNTGEDADEMISVRIYADEDVLVTVRRNKVFAIDAIRRGAEAGSAPLSTAEFLEQLITGLTDRVDQHVATIDERTDHYEIALEDKDTPMPRDLPDNRRAVIRLRRYLEPQRAALSKLSTLDLPMIPETISLSLRELANRAAIDVEELDELQGRLISVQEEHDANIAQRQARHGYVLSLAAAIFLPLGFITGLFGVNVGGMPGVDRPDAFAILCLSMLGLSVLMVILLKLVRWL